In the Aster yellows witches'-broom phytoplasma AYWB genome, ATGAATAATTATATTAAAATTTGGGATGTAATTTTAAATGAACTATCAAAAATTTACAGTGATGAAGTTTTTAAAGAAACATTTTCAAATATTAAAAAAATAAAACAAATTGAAGAAAAAATTATAATTTCAGTAGAAACTGAATTTATTAAAAATAAAATATATAAAATGTATTTTGAAAAAATTAAAGAAATAAATAAATTAAAGTTTGAAGAAAAAATTATAATAGAATTCGTTTCAGAAAATAATAAAAAAAATTGTAATTTTGATAATGAAAAAAAACATTTTGAAAATATTAAAAAAGAATTAAAAAATGAAACTGAAATTTTTTTTTGCAAAATTGAAAATAATGATGAATTTAAAAATAATAAACATTTTAGAAAAAATGAAATAAAACAAATTGAAAATGGATATAATGATAACATAAATGTTGAAATTGAAAATCGAAAAATAAGTTTTAACAAATACAATTATGGAAATACTAATCCAAAATATAGTTTTGATAATTTTGTTGTGGGAAAAAGTAATAATTTTGCCTTTAAAATTTCCAAAAAAATTGCTGAAGAAAAAAAGGTAACCACAAATCCACTCTACATTTTTGGAAAATCAGGAATTGGAAAAACTCATCTAATTCAGGCAATAGGAAATCATATTTTGAAAAACACACATTCATCCAAAAAAGTTCTATATGTAAAAGCTGACGGTTTTATTGAAGAGTTTACAAATCAATTAAGAAAAGCCAAAATGGAAGATTTTAACGAAAAATACCGTGATATTGATCTTTTATTAGTTGATGATATTCAAATTATGGCAGGCGCTACAAGAACTCAAATGGAGTTTTTTAAATTATTTGATTATCTTTATTTAAATCAAAAACAAATTGTA is a window encoding:
- the dnaA gene encoding chromosomal replication initiator protein DnaA, yielding MNNYIKIWDVILNELSKIYSDEVFKETFSNIKKIKQIEEKIIISVETEFIKNKIYKMYFEKIKEINKLKFEEKIIIEFVSENNKKNCNFDNEKKHFENIKKELKNETEIFFCKIENNDEFKNNKHFRKNEIKQIENGYNDNINVEIENRKISFNKYNYGNTNPKYSFDNFVVGKSNNFAFKISKKIAEEKKVTTNPLYIFGKSGIGKTHLIQAIGNHILKNTHSSKKVLYVKADGFIEEFTNQLRKAKMEDFNEKYRDIDLLLVDDIQIMAGATRTQMEFFKLFDYLYLNQKQIVITSDKQASELKNIMSRLTSRFEAGLMVDIQSPDFNHRLNILKKKILEFEPQNTLKIKKDVLDLIASSFVNNVREMEGALLRLLNYAQTFGYDIDINIANEALELLIKSKKSVSYDEDVLEKIKLVVSNFFNISVRDLMSKKRQQKYTFPRHIAIYLIKELKDIPYNIVGSFFKRNHSAVFKAYQKIKKNSQSDYELKKSLELILKKINS